The following are from one region of the Aspergillus chevalieri M1 DNA, chromosome 1, nearly complete sequence genome:
- a CDS encoding RanBP1 domain protein (COG:U;~EggNog:ENOG410PSJ1;~InterPro:IPR000156,IPR011993;~PFAM:PF00638;~go_process: GO:0046907 - intracellular transport [Evidence IEA]): protein MSKRGNEGPQGDKDSLNEFLMASTPEEKPQRASAAQLANRKIKDVRRRRPGTAAASPAPPQQPFSSPFGSLNQNALNQNANPPAPTNGFSFGQSQSFPGPAPSSSQPGTNGASSPFSFGGGSGGPSFNFAAGPSTTASNPFATVSTAAPSQPTDGGGFGGFKGNIFNLAPTSPAPSGGLFGATSGPSAGVTPATSGTGLFGQTSVSSPAPTPAASTNIFGQPTSDKPTIFSQSTGSDDSMQTSPDAKSSTASKPSIFGNGTTPAPPPTFGGFGGNNLFSKPESSAPSPSPTKPLFGAKPDEKSTPATPCTFEAKPAEQSGAASPSIFGATTQTSSAMTTSTAAPSLFGASTTSQNPFQSGNLFSGVPAATEKPQEEKKPSDSAPFQFTPSASTGASLFSKSETTPAAGGLFGQKPSFGASQPPSTGNLFAPKPPASTEEKAPAVNPFGGIFAPKPAQPATESKPEEGKQQPAAQSSFSGGLFAPKPSEPAKPITTPSFSASTPAASTAKPPSAFQPSTSLFQLPPTAAPAPAPQRLETMQPKGLSVDLNKHLKDDVELLNRVRILNESFKREITRLDPSKDDFDLVILYYMRVRDTIGAPTGGEHAPKRKTRDEDGDQGVPAQKKVKPFGEAPSPPPPQMNIGPSSITSTPSKLFGASEIASPSKRKADEEDGEPSSAKRSQGDSATASIFAQTFSNSKSAESEKEETSRVPVSSPFKPSTPESKKVAPVSTTPTASPAKTLFPTSAVSKEPSAPTSLFGQPSSASKPASEAPKTDAAPANPFTLKPTEIKSAEPTAAPSFSIPKFGSGGGTNFFAQFKTQADKQAEKEKAKRKEEDFDSEEEDEAEWERKDAEQQRKKREELEAQSQRRAKFIPGQGFSFEEDDSTNTQDSTNTQDSKKSDETNGVSFASSATSVFDTKSETEEKPSNIFSHLSATPTEVEENDGNDTEEASDNEDEGPGPKAATASRDDGSNDSEDGDFGKALKKSKTSDKPAAATETTSESTPAKPAGGSLFGSDQEKEGESKSGEATPKNPFASLFSTPKPAALSSGTPSLFAPTTSTSGSTSIFGASTNATGGSLFGASSTGTGSLFGAGQNGVKNDQTWKKDSPIKFASDSKPDSTSSSEAPKPFSTLFGAPPAPKPSASGDSKPTLGFTFGAPSTQTSSIFSSAAASAATSTASTPGTSDAGAGESGDGEAAEALPQVDLARGGAGEENEDVLIETRARGLKMAKEGWDSQGVGFVKILKNRETSRSRVVLRADPSGKVLLNASLMKDIKYTVNGTGVFFAVPQPDGSLEQWAIRTKKEDIGRLGSTMEEAKA from the exons ATGTCTAAACGCGGCAACGAGGGACCTCAGGGGGATAAGGATTCTCTCAACGAATTCCTAATGGCGAGCACACCAGAGGAGAAGCCTCAGCGGGCGAGCGCTGCGCAGTTGGCCAACAGAAA AATTAAAGATGTTCGGAGGCGACGGCCAGGCACTGCTGCAGCATCTCCcgcaccaccacaacaaccTTTCAGCAGCCCTTTCGGCTCCCTCAATCAGAATGCGCTCAATCAGAACGCCAACCCGCCCGCTCCCACAAACGGGTTCTCATTTGGCCAGTCTCAGAGTTTCCCAGGCCCTGCTCCCAGTTCGAGTCAGCCTGGCACAAACGGAGCATCATCGCCGTTCTCTTTTGGTGGTGGAAGCGGCGGTCCATCCTTCAATTTCGCCGCGGGACCTAGCACAACAGCCAGCAATCCATTTGCTACCGTGAGTACGGCCGCCCCGAGCCAACCAACCGATGGCGGTGGCTTCGGAGGATTCAAGGGAAACATCTTCAATCTTGCACCAACAAGTCCGGCGCCTTCTGGTGGTCTCTTTGGTGCGACATCTGGACCTTCCGCCGGCGTCACGCCTGCTACTAGCGGCACTGGTCTATTTGGACAAACAAGTGTTTCGAGTCCCGCGCCGACCCCTGCGGCTTCAACGAACATCTTTGGCCAGCCCACTTCGGACAAGCCAACTATCTTCAGCCAATCTACGGGCTCTGATGATTCGATGCAAACTTCTCCAGACGCCAAGAGCAGCACTGCGTCGAAGCCGTCCATCTTTGGCAATGGAACAACGCCCGCGCCACCTCCTACCTTTGGCGGTTTTGGCGGGAACAACCTATTCAGCAAACCCGAGAGCTCTGCACCCAGTCCGTCACCTACCAAGCCTCTCTTTGGTGCAAAACCAGACGAAAAATCTACTCCAGCAACACCATGCACCTTTGAAGCCAAGCCCGCAGAGCAGTCTGGCGCGGCGTCGCCCTCCATTTTTGGCGCCACCACTCAAACCAGCTCTGCAATGACCACCTCTACGGCTGCACCTTCATTATTTGGAGCCTCTACAACTTCCCAGAACCCCTTCCAGTCCGGCAATCTCTTCTCAGGTGTCCCTGCGGCAACCGAAAAGCcacaagaagagaaaaagccAAGCGACTCTGCGCCATTCCAGTTCACCCCGTCTGCCTCCACTGGGGCTTCGTTGTTTTCCAAGAGCGAGACTACACCAGCAGCTGGTGGATTGTTCGGTCAGAAGCCCAGTTTTGGTGCATCGCAGCCTCCATCGACAGGCAACCTCTTTGCGCCTAAGCCACCGGCTTCTACAGAAGAGAAGGCACCCGCAGTCAACCCGTTCGGCGGGATTTTCGCGCCCAAGCCAGCTCAACCGGCCACTGAAAGCAAACCGGAAGAGGGAAAGCAGCAGCCTGCAGCCCAATCATCCTTTAGTGGTGGTCTCTTTGCCCCCAAGCCAAGCGAGCCCGCAAAACCTATTACCACACCTTCTTTCTCGGCTTCTACGCCTGCTGCCAGTACGGCCAAGCCTCCAAGCGCTTTTCAACCGTCTACTTCCTTGTTCCAGCTACCTCCCACTGCGGCTCCCGCGCCGGCCCCTCAGCGTCTTGAGACGATGCAGCCTAAGGGGCTTTCGGTTGACCTCAACAAGCATTTGAAAGATGACGTTGAGCTATTGAACCGGGTTCGCATTCTAAATGAGTCTTTCAAGCGCGAGATAACGAGGCTTGATCCGTCTAAAGATGATTTTGATCTCGTTATTCTGTACTATATGCGCGTTCGCGATACAATCGGGGCCCCTACTGGCGGGGAACATGCCCCTAAGCGCAAGACTCGGGATGAAGACGGTGACCAGGGTGTTCCAGCTCAGAAGAAGGTGAAGCCTTTTGGCGAAGCCCCATCTCCGCCACCACCGCAGATGAACATCGGACCTAGCTCCATCACCAGCACTCCCTCCAAGCTGTTTGGTGCGAGTGAAATCGCTAGTCCCAGCAAGAGGAAAGCggacgaagaagatggcGAGCCTTCCTCGGCCAAACGCTCGCAGGGCGATTCCGCTACCGCGAGCATCTTCGCCCAGACCTTTTCTAACTCCAAGTCGGCCGAGtctgaaaaggaagagactTCTAGGGTTCCCGtctcttctcccttcaagccGTCCACTCCTGAGTCTAAGAAGGTGGCGCCAGTCTCGACCACACCGACCGCATCTCCTGCAAAGACCCTTTTCCCCACCTCAGCTGTGTCGAAGGAGCCTTCCGCTCCTACCTCGCTATTCGGCCAGCCTTCATCCGCATCGAAGCCCGCCTCCGAAGCACCAAAGACCGATGCTGCTCCTGCCAATCCTTTCACACTGAAACCTACGGAAATCAAGAGTGCGGAACCGACGGCTGCCCCGTCGTTCTCGATACCAAAGTTCGGTAGTGGCGGTGGCACGAATTTCTTTGCGCAGTTCAAGACCCAAGCGGACAAGCAAgccgagaaggagaaagcCAAGCGGAAGGAAGAGGATTTTGactctgaagaagaagatgaggctGAGTGGGAACGCAAGGATGCTGAGCAACAACGCAAGAAGCGGGAGGAGCTCGAAGCCCAATCGCAGAGGCGGGCTAAGTTCATTCCTGGACAGGGATTTTCCTTCGAGGAGGATGATAGTACCAACACTCAGGATAGCACCAACACCCAGGACTCCAAGAAATCAGATGAGACGAACGGTGTGTCCTTCGCGAGCTCTGCGACATCGGTCTTTGACACAAAGAGTGAGACCGAAGAGAAACCCAGCAACATTTTTAGCCACTTGTCTGCTACTCCTAcggaggttgaggagaaCGATGGCAATGATACTGAAGAGGCCTCAGACAATGAGGATGAGGGTCCGGGGCCCAAGGCCGCCACTGCCAGCAGAGATGACGGGTCCAATGATAGCGAAGATGGTGACTTTGGCAAGGCTCTGAAGAAGTCTAAGACCTCTGACAAGCCCGCTGCGGCCACGGAAACCACCAGTGAGTCTACTCCAGCGAAACCCGCTGGCGGTAGCCTGTTTGGCAGTGATCAGGAGAAAGAAGGCGAGTCGAAGTCGGGTGAGGCTACTCCGAAGAACCCGTTTGCTTCGTTATTCAGCACCCCGAAGCCTGCGGCTCTCTCAAGTGGAACCCCAAGCCTTTTTGCACCAACTACTTCTACTAGCGGCTCCACGAGTATTTTCGGTGCATCCACAAACGCCACTGGCGGAAGCCTGTTTGGCGCCTCGTCGACTGGTACCGGATCTCTCTTTGGCGCAGGCCAAAACGGTGTCAAGAATGACCAGACATGGAAGAAGGACTCTCCTATCAAGTTTGCATCGGACTCAAAGCCTGACTCAACTTCTTCGTCCGAAGCCCCGAAGCCATTCTCTACCCTGTTTGGGGCACCACCTGCGCCGAAGCCATCGGCGTCTGGCGATTCCAAACCGACGCTTGGATTTACATTCGGCGCTCCCTCAACTCAGACTTCTTCTATCTTCTCCTCCGCAGCTGCTTCCGCCGCAACCAGCACTGCTTCGACGCCAGGGACGTCTGATGCCGGAGCTGGCGAATCTGGTGACGGCGAGGCAGCTGAGGCTCTGCCCCAGGTTGACCTTGCTCGCGGCGGCGCAGGCGAAGAGAATGAGGACGTACTCATAGAGACGCGCGCTCGTGGATTGAAGATGGCCAAGGAGGGATGGGACAGCCAGGGTGTTGGTTTCGTCAAGATTCTGAAGAACCGTGAAACTTCTCGCTCCCGCGTGGTCCTTCGTGCTGATCCTAGCGGCAAGGTGCTGTTGAACGCTTCGCTGATGAAGGATATCAAGTACACTGTCAATGGAACCGGTGTGTTTTTCGCCGTTCCCCAGCCTGACGGAAGTCTCGAGCAATGGGCTATTCGGACGAAGAAAGAGGACATTGGACGCCTTGGATCTACCATGGAGGAGGCCAAGGCTTGA
- the RPL31 gene encoding 60S ribosomal protein eL31 (BUSCO:EOG09265EOF;~COG:J;~EggNog:ENOG410PP8V;~InterPro:IPR023621,IPR000054;~PFAM:PF01198;~go_component: GO:0005840 - ribosome [Evidence IEA];~go_function: GO:0003735 - structural constituent of ribosome [Evidence IEA];~go_process: GO:0006412 - translation [Evidence IEA]): MSNVQTQKKQRSAIADVVTREYTINLHKRCHGVTFKKRAPRAIKEIRNFAEHSMGTKDVRLDPQLNKKVWECGIKGVPFRLRVRISRKRNDEEGAKEKLYSYVQAVNVKEPKGLQTTVVDDE; the protein is encoded by the exons ATGTCCAACGTCCAGACCCAGAAGAAGCAGCGCTCGGCTATCGCCGACGTTGTCACCCGCGAGTACACCATCAACCTGCACAAGAGA TGCCACGGTGTTACCTTCAAGAAGCGCGCTCCCCGCGCTATCAAGGAGATCCGTAACTTCGCTGAGCACTCCATG GGCACCAAGGACGTCCGTCTCGACCCCCAGCTCAACAAGAAGGTCTGGGAGTGCGGTATCAAGGGTGTTCCCTTCCGTCTCCGTGTCCGCATCTCCCGTAAGCGTAACGACGAGGAGGGCGCCAAGGAGAAGCTCTACTCCTACGTCCAGGCCGTCAACGTCAAGGAGCCCAAGGGTCTCCAGACCACCGTTGTCGACGACGAGTAA